In one window of Leptospira sp. WS92.C1 DNA:
- the rpsU gene encoding 30S ribosomal protein S21: MVGIIVKDGESIESALKRFKRDCANAGIMSEIKRREYFEKPSIKKKKAIESAKRKAEKKKRLFSKKDKA, translated from the coding sequence ATGGTAGGAATTATAGTAAAAGACGGAGAGTCGATTGAATCTGCTCTGAAACGCTTCAAACGCGATTGCGCAAATGCGGGAATCATGAGCGAAATCAAACGCAGAGAATACTTCGAAAAACCGAGTATTAAAAAGAAAAAAGCGATCGAATCCGCAAAAAGAAAAGCAGAAAAGAAAAAACGTCTTTTCTCTAAAAAAGACAAAGCCTAA
- the fbp gene encoding class 1 fructose-bisphosphatase, translated as MSVHPTQTLSLSQYLIEEQLKLPQATGDFTALMSHLVYAAKIVSREVRKAGLLEDILGSNETVNVQGETQMKLDEYADKVFNHTLTRCGHLCILGSEEHEETVPVPSGYKIGKYTIAIDPLDGSSNIDANVSIGTIFSVHLRKSPGGTPGTLGDLLQQGSKQRAAGYVLYGSSTMLVLCTGKGVSGFTLDPSCGEFILSHPDMQMPETGGIYSINEGNYNYWSDEVKNYIRDIKSIEGGKKPQSGRYIGSLVADFHRNLLKGGIFLYPNDTKSTKYPNGKLRLLYEAAPMAFIAEQAGGMAVTVYGERILDLTPEELHQRTTLVVGSKKEVEHFLKFAPKKP; from the coding sequence ATGTCTGTCCATCCTACACAAACATTGAGTCTTTCCCAGTATTTAATCGAAGAACAGCTCAAGTTGCCCCAAGCAACCGGGGATTTTACGGCTCTGATGAGTCATTTGGTCTACGCCGCAAAAATCGTTTCCAGAGAAGTCCGTAAAGCGGGGCTTTTAGAGGACATTCTCGGTTCCAATGAGACTGTAAACGTTCAAGGGGAGACTCAAATGAAACTGGATGAATACGCAGACAAGGTATTCAATCACACTTTGACTCGCTGCGGTCATCTTTGTATTTTAGGAAGCGAAGAACACGAAGAAACGGTCCCGGTTCCCAGCGGTTATAAGATCGGTAAATATACGATCGCAATCGATCCGTTAGACGGTTCTTCCAATATTGACGCAAACGTTTCCATCGGAACGATTTTTTCCGTTCACTTGAGAAAAAGTCCCGGCGGGACTCCAGGCACTTTGGGGGATCTGTTACAGCAGGGATCTAAACAAAGAGCTGCCGGTTATGTTTTATACGGATCTTCCACGATGCTGGTTCTTTGTACCGGCAAAGGAGTTTCCGGATTCACGTTAGATCCCTCTTGCGGAGAATTTATCCTTTCTCATCCTGATATGCAGATGCCCGAAACGGGCGGAATCTATTCCATCAACGAAGGAAATTATAACTATTGGTCCGATGAAGTGAAAAATTATATTCGAGACATCAAATCGATTGAAGGTGGAAAAAAACCGCAATCCGGTCGATACATCGGCTCTCTCGTCGCCGACTTTCATAGAAATCTTTTGAAGGGCGGAATTTTTCTCTATCCGAACGATACAAAATCCACAAAATACCCGAATGGAAAACTGAGACTTCTCTATGAAGCGGCTCCGATGGCGTTTATCGCGGAACAAGCGGGTGGGATGGCCGTGACTGTTTATGGAGAACGAATTTTGGATCTAACCCCTGAAGAATTACACCAACGTACAACTCTGGTTGTGGGAAGTAAAAAAGAAGTGGAGCATTTTTTAAAATTCGCTCCCAAAAAACCGTAA
- the dnaG gene encoding DNA primase, whose product MSNKKDFIDRIHREVPIESYISRFVPLKKRGKNFIGLCPFHQEKSPSFNVSAEKQFYYCFGCKASGDLIRFVMDYERVDFSRTLEILSEYSGIPLEEKNSKAAEITDFLYKINQKVSEYYQHLLHTPVGKNALDYLKSREIEDSEIRLFGLGYAPDGFDTLAKELLRTKDEIAGAIQLGLLREKEAGNGRPYDFFRDRIMFPVLDLSGRVIAFSGRILGPGKEAKYINSQASAIFDKSRTFYNLFRAREGVRKTGEAMLVEGYLDVIGLARRDYENVIASMGTAITENHIRTLKKFAERVAFVLDGDTAGRKGALRAAEICLKEGMECSIVLLPEGKDPFDLAKSLNRQELSELLSNRVPGSEFVVEELLENADSRALPEKKRKALENLYSFIQNLNRETDKQFFLGLGANKLGISMDAVLRDFKGGPSAKNGPSNADTISNLKETQTLTGPALDCERKIISMLVKHTGLFSYSEEISSMEFMDTASSFLWDYLYTIYTGEGEISPVQILSSELPEDLKQALAPYLLEEDSEKVEPIELNKVFRILLLQQKKFRIEERIRELDQRRERFFTPEIFTELSFYRKEKEKILEHIRSQSATT is encoded by the coding sequence TTGTCTAACAAAAAGGATTTCATCGATCGCATTCACCGGGAAGTCCCCATCGAATCCTATATATCCCGTTTTGTTCCTCTCAAAAAAAGAGGGAAGAATTTTATAGGACTTTGTCCGTTTCATCAAGAAAAGTCTCCTTCGTTTAACGTTTCCGCTGAAAAACAATTTTACTACTGTTTCGGATGTAAGGCCTCCGGAGATCTTATCCGATTTGTGATGGATTATGAGAGAGTGGATTTTTCCAGAACTCTTGAAATTTTATCCGAATATTCCGGAATTCCGCTGGAGGAAAAAAATTCCAAAGCCGCGGAAATCACCGATTTTCTCTACAAGATCAATCAAAAGGTTTCGGAATATTATCAACACCTGTTACACACTCCTGTCGGGAAGAATGCTCTGGACTATTTGAAATCCAGAGAGATCGAAGATTCCGAGATTCGACTTTTCGGATTGGGTTATGCGCCCGATGGTTTTGATACTCTTGCAAAGGAACTCCTAAGAACCAAGGATGAGATTGCGGGTGCGATTCAGCTTGGCTTGTTACGCGAAAAAGAAGCGGGAAATGGACGCCCCTATGATTTTTTTCGAGATCGAATCATGTTCCCGGTTTTGGATTTATCCGGAAGAGTGATCGCGTTTTCGGGAAGAATTTTAGGCCCCGGTAAGGAAGCAAAGTATATCAACAGTCAAGCGTCCGCGATCTTTGATAAGAGTAGAACCTTTTATAACCTTTTCCGTGCGAGAGAAGGAGTCCGTAAAACGGGCGAAGCCATGCTTGTGGAAGGATATTTGGACGTGATCGGACTCGCGAGAAGGGATTATGAAAACGTGATCGCATCCATGGGGACCGCGATTACGGAAAATCATATTCGGACCCTTAAGAAATTCGCGGAAAGGGTTGCCTTTGTTTTGGACGGAGATACGGCCGGTAGAAAGGGTGCACTGAGAGCGGCTGAAATCTGTCTAAAGGAAGGGATGGAATGTTCCATCGTATTGCTTCCCGAAGGCAAAGATCCGTTTGATCTTGCAAAATCCTTAAATCGCCAGGAATTGAGCGAACTCCTTTCCAATCGTGTTCCAGGATCTGAGTTCGTCGTCGAGGAACTCCTAGAAAATGCGGATTCCAGAGCGCTTCCCGAGAAAAAGAGAAAGGCTCTTGAGAATCTGTATTCTTTTATCCAGAATCTGAATCGAGAAACGGATAAGCAGTTTTTTCTTGGACTCGGAGCGAATAAACTTGGAATCAGTATGGATGCGGTTCTTCGTGATTTTAAAGGGGGACCGAGTGCAAAGAATGGACCCTCAAATGCCGATACTATATCTAACTTAAAAGAAACACAGACTCTCACCGGTCCCGCTTTGGATTGTGAAAGAAAAATCATTTCCATGCTGGTAAAACATACCGGTCTCTTTTCCTATTCCGAGGAAATCTCTTCGATGGAATTTATGGATACCGCGAGTTCGTTTCTTTGGGATTATTTATATACGATCTATACGGGAGAAGGTGAAATTTCTCCCGTTCAGATCCTGTCCTCCGAACTTCCGGAGGATTTAAAACAGGCGCTGGCACCATATCTTTTGGAAGAGGATTCCGAAAAAGTGGAGCCTATCGAGTTAAATAAGGTTTTTAGAATTCTGTTGTTACAGCAGAAAAAGTTTCGGATCGAGGAGCGGATCCGGGAACTGGATCAAAGAAGAGAACGTTTTTTTACGCCGGAGATCTTTACGGAACTCAGCTTTTACCGTAAAGAAAAAGAAAAGATTCTGGAACATATCCGGAGTCAATCAGCTACCACATAA
- a CDS encoding ATP-binding protein — protein MDRFNLESSDYRLIFESLPGLYLILLPNLHIAAASEAYLNTTKTKREEIMGRGVFEVFPDNPSDPDATGVSNLRDSLELVLKDRAPNTMAVQKYDVQLPESQGGGFEVRYWSVVNIPVLDKKGEVCYIINRVEEVTEFMRLKNMGNEQDKLTNDLRNLTASMETEIYQRAQEIQTSNKKLIRLNDELTQREEEIRQVYKRLFDMDQLKSQFFANVSHELRTPLTLIIGPTRTLLKQNSMDVSQRYLLETIERNSYTLLKHVNDLLDVSKLEAGKMTLNYSSVNLSRLVQNIAAHFDSVAKERNIEFELNMPESCPAQVDAPKIERVVLNLISNAFKFTPDSGKIQCSLNLSGTSVWISIGDSGSGVPVSQRELIFEKFRQGEEGDSRSFGGTGLGLSIAKDFVTLHLGSIQVYDSPLGGALFKVQLPLGAPEQVAESNWASNEENQFALVSTINEFKEIELKDPGKSNSFSGKPKILIVEDNPEMRRYIFDTLSSEFHLIIANDGKQGLEKTIREKPNLIITDVMMPNMSGDQMVREIRQLPEFANTSIIFLSAKSDQNFRIKLLQEGAQDYLIKPFTPEELIVRVNNLITLQKTIERLESTNKDMESFSYSVSHDLRAPIRWIQGFVNILMEDFGPALDPEAFRLLQTIDKNTTLMSNLIQDLLSFHRVTKFEMKARTVDMENMVKEVVDAVLINYPKISYSIEIGKLPNTICDRAAIKQVWVNLISNAIKYSSTRDQPCVKITSKDEGEFYTYTVKDNGVGFDKKYANKLFKVFQRLHLQEEFEGTGVGLAIVDRIVQRHGGQVFAEGEVNLGSTFSFTLPKFVNNEAS, from the coding sequence ATGGATCGATTCAACTTGGAATCTAGCGATTATAGACTCATATTCGAGTCCCTGCCCGGATTATATCTTATCCTTCTTCCAAATCTCCATATCGCAGCAGCCAGTGAGGCGTATTTAAACACAACCAAAACCAAACGGGAAGAAATTATGGGGAGAGGGGTTTTCGAGGTTTTTCCGGACAATCCTTCGGATCCGGATGCAACGGGCGTAAGTAACCTGCGGGATTCGCTTGAGCTCGTTTTAAAAGATCGCGCGCCGAATACGATGGCGGTGCAAAAATACGACGTTCAACTTCCTGAATCGCAAGGAGGTGGATTCGAGGTTCGATATTGGAGTGTGGTCAACATTCCGGTTCTTGATAAAAAGGGAGAGGTTTGCTATATCATCAATCGTGTGGAGGAAGTTACCGAGTTCATGCGTTTGAAAAATATGGGCAATGAACAGGATAAACTTACCAACGATTTGCGTAATTTGACCGCTTCCATGGAAACAGAAATCTATCAGAGGGCTCAAGAAATACAGACTTCTAATAAAAAACTCATTCGGCTAAACGACGAATTGACTCAAAGGGAAGAAGAGATCAGACAAGTTTACAAAAGATTGTTTGATATGGATCAGTTGAAGTCTCAATTTTTTGCAAATGTCAGCCACGAGTTACGCACACCTCTCACTTTGATCATCGGACCCACAAGAACTCTTTTAAAACAGAATTCGATGGATGTTTCGCAACGTTATTTATTGGAAACGATCGAAAGAAATTCATACACACTGCTAAAACATGTAAACGATTTGCTCGATGTTTCGAAGTTGGAAGCTGGCAAGATGACTTTGAACTATTCGTCCGTAAATCTTTCCCGTTTGGTTCAAAATATCGCCGCTCATTTCGATTCGGTAGCCAAGGAAAGAAATATCGAATTTGAACTAAATATGCCAGAAAGTTGCCCGGCTCAAGTTGACGCGCCTAAAATAGAACGGGTGGTTCTCAATCTCATCTCGAACGCTTTTAAATTCACACCGGATTCGGGTAAAATTCAATGTTCTTTGAATTTGAGTGGAACATCCGTTTGGATTTCGATCGGAGACAGCGGTTCGGGGGTTCCCGTTTCCCAGCGAGAGTTGATCTTTGAAAAATTTAGACAAGGAGAAGAAGGGGATTCGCGTTCCTTTGGAGGAACTGGTTTGGGTTTATCTATAGCCAAGGATTTTGTAACCCTTCATCTCGGATCGATTCAAGTGTATGATTCTCCGTTAGGCGGTGCTTTGTTTAAAGTTCAGTTACCTCTTGGTGCTCCGGAGCAGGTCGCGGAATCAAATTGGGCTTCTAACGAGGAGAATCAATTCGCTTTAGTCAGTACAATCAACGAATTCAAAGAGATAGAGCTGAAGGATCCTGGAAAATCCAATTCTTTCTCGGGCAAACCTAAGATTCTGATCGTCGAAGATAACCCAGAAATGCGGAGATATATTTTCGATACTCTGAGTTCCGAATTTCATTTAATCATAGCAAATGACGGTAAACAGGGTTTGGAAAAAACGATTCGTGAAAAACCGAATCTTATCATTACCGATGTTATGATGCCGAATATGAGCGGCGATCAAATGGTCCGTGAAATTCGACAGCTTCCCGAATTCGCAAATACGTCCATCATTTTTCTGAGTGCAAAGTCGGATCAGAACTTTAGGATCAAACTACTACAAGAAGGCGCTCAAGACTATTTGATCAAACCGTTTACCCCGGAAGAACTAATCGTCAGAGTAAACAACCTGATTACGCTGCAAAAAACGATAGAGAGATTAGAATCCACAAATAAGGATATGGAATCTTTTAGTTACTCCGTTTCGCATGATCTTAGAGCGCCGATTCGTTGGATCCAAGGTTTTGTAAATATTCTTATGGAAGACTTCGGCCCCGCTCTGGATCCGGAAGCTTTTCGATTGCTACAGACTATAGATAAAAATACAACACTGATGAGCAATCTCATCCAAGATCTCCTCAGTTTTCATCGAGTTACGAAGTTTGAGATGAAAGCTCGAACCGTCGATATGGAAAATATGGTAAAAGAAGTCGTGGATGCGGTTTTGATCAATTACCCGAAGATCAGTTATTCTATAGAAATCGGAAAATTACCAAACACTATTTGCGATAGGGCCGCTATAAAACAGGTCTGGGTAAATCTAATTTCAAATGCGATTAAATATTCTTCCACCCGAGATCAGCCTTGTGTAAAAATTACGAGCAAAGACGAGGGGGAATTTTATACTTATACCGTAAAAGATAACGGTGTGGGATTCGATAAAAAATATGCGAATAAATTATTCAAAGTATTTCAAAGACTTCATTTGCAGGAAGAATTTGAAGGAACTGGAGTCGGCTTGGCAATTGTAGATCGTATCGTTCAGCGTCATGGCGGGCAAGTTTTCGCGGAAGGTGAGGTGAATCTTGGTTCCACATTTTCCTTTACACTTCCGAAATTTGTAAATAACGAGGCGAGTTGA
- a CDS encoding methyltransferase domain-containing protein: MSEKSINFDLVSDIYDVYVSSKLDIDFFLEETETINSPILELMAGTGRVTIPLLEKKRRMFCVDYSSGMLTELKRKTNSYQNAIEILEADVRFLKLDTKFECILLPFHSLSEILDPKDQEDVLISIYNLLADKGKFILTLQNPKIRLKDADGLIRVMGEFTLSNSRKLVVSYYNEYKKKQGIATGMQFYEFYNPKNVLLEKRYMPIRFRPIFKEEIDTFLDRIGFTILELYGGYDRSKFIPDQSPFMIFILGK, encoded by the coding sequence ATGAGTGAAAAATCAATCAATTTTGATCTTGTCTCTGACATTTACGATGTTTATGTAAGTTCCAAATTGGATATCGATTTCTTTTTAGAAGAAACCGAGACGATAAATTCTCCGATCTTGGAATTGATGGCGGGAACGGGAAGGGTTACGATTCCGCTGTTGGAAAAGAAAAGGAGAATGTTTTGCGTGGATTACTCTTCCGGAATGTTAACGGAATTAAAACGAAAAACAAACTCCTATCAAAACGCGATTGAAATTTTAGAAGCAGATGTTCGTTTTCTCAAACTCGATACAAAGTTCGAATGTATTCTATTACCATTTCATTCATTATCCGAGATCCTAGATCCTAAGGATCAGGAAGATGTCTTGATTTCAATATATAACTTATTGGCTGACAAGGGTAAATTCATACTCACATTGCAAAATCCGAAAATACGTCTAAAGGATGCGGACGGATTGATTCGAGTTATGGGAGAGTTTACTTTATCGAATTCGCGCAAACTGGTCGTTTCTTATTATAACGAATATAAAAAAAAACAAGGTATCGCGACCGGAATGCAGTTTTACGAATTTTACAATCCAAAGAACGTATTGTTGGAAAAAAGATACATGCCGATTCGTTTTCGTCCTATTTTCAAAGAGGAAATCGATACTTTTTTAGATCGGATCGGATTTACGATTTTGGAACTTTACGGCGGATACGATCGTTCGAAATTTATCCCGGATCAAAGTCCATTTATGATTTTTATATTAGGAAAATAA
- a CDS encoding GatB/YqeY domain-containing protein, with protein MSLQIKINDDLKEAMKAKKEPHLSTLRLLKSDLQYELTKTGAKELTDDQVISLIKKAYAKRLDAIGMYQKAGRNDLLAQEESEAVVLKTYLPPEMPEEEIIAIIDQIFAELQPTAKDMGKVMGRVMAAFKGKSVDGTKVSAIVKSRLS; from the coding sequence ATGTCCCTGCAGATAAAAATCAACGACGATCTGAAAGAGGCGATGAAAGCAAAGAAGGAACCTCATCTTTCTACGCTTCGTCTTTTAAAATCCGATCTTCAATATGAGCTCACCAAAACCGGAGCAAAAGAACTTACAGACGATCAGGTCATTTCTCTGATTAAAAAAGCATATGCCAAACGTCTGGATGCGATCGGTATGTATCAGAAGGCAGGTAGAAACGACCTACTTGCACAAGAAGAAAGTGAAGCAGTCGTACTCAAAACATATCTTCCTCCTGAAATGCCGGAAGAGGAAATCATAGCGATCATCGATCAAATTTTTGCGGAGTTACAGCCTACCGCAAAGGATATGGGCAAGGTTATGGGTCGCGTTATGGCTGCATTCAAAGGGAAAAGTGTCGACGGTACAAAAGTTTCGGCCATTGTTAAATCCAGGCTTTCCTGA
- a CDS encoding ATP-binding protein produces MDLKPKILIVDDKPENLIALEVVLKDLDIDLIKALSGNEALKATLHNDFALALLDIQMPEMDGYELAGILREEEKTSRLPFIFISAVYTDNLNVFKGYEKGAFSFITKPFQSEILINKVKFFIDKHIQEIALFNLNKDLQNKNLELEYINSELDSFCYSVSHDLKSPLRAIDGYSKILKEDYGQKFDEEGNRILHVISSNAERMNDLIDSLLTLSRLGKKDISKNTIDMNLLIKKVIEEFPNNTLLKKIHLEIQDLHPVMGDLVLLKQVFVNIISNAIKYSSKKEKPIIKIGSHIQDNLIVYSVQDNGVGFNMEYHHKLFGVFQRLHDGNQFEGIGIGLAIVQRVISRHGGSVWAEGAVDQGATFFLSLPAN; encoded by the coding sequence ATGGATCTAAAACCGAAAATACTAATCGTGGATGATAAGCCAGAGAATCTTATCGCCTTAGAAGTCGTATTAAAGGATCTGGATATTGATCTTATAAAGGCTTTAAGCGGTAACGAAGCATTAAAGGCTACCCTGCACAATGATTTCGCTCTGGCCTTACTGGATATTCAAATGCCTGAGATGGACGGTTATGAATTAGCCGGAATTCTCAGAGAGGAGGAGAAAACTTCTCGTCTTCCTTTTATATTTATATCTGCGGTATATACGGACAACCTAAACGTTTTTAAGGGTTACGAAAAAGGAGCGTTTAGTTTTATCACGAAGCCGTTTCAATCTGAGATCTTGATCAATAAGGTTAAATTTTTTATCGATAAACATATTCAGGAAATTGCACTTTTTAACTTAAACAAAGACCTTCAAAATAAAAATTTGGAACTAGAATATATCAATTCAGAGCTCGATTCTTTTTGTTACTCCGTTTCTCACGATCTCAAATCTCCATTACGCGCCATTGACGGATATTCTAAAATCCTAAAGGAAGACTACGGACAAAAATTCGACGAGGAAGGAAATCGAATCTTGCATGTGATTTCCAGTAATGCGGAAAGAATGAACGATCTGATCGATAGTCTTTTGACGCTTTCTCGATTGGGAAAAAAAGATATTAGCAAAAATACAATCGATATGAATCTGTTGATTAAAAAGGTGATTGAGGAATTTCCGAATAATACCTTGTTGAAAAAAATACATTTGGAAATTCAAGATCTTCATCCTGTGATGGGAGATCTGGTTTTGTTAAAACAGGTTTTCGTAAATATCATTTCAAACGCGATCAAATATTCCTCTAAAAAAGAAAAGCCAATCATTAAAATCGGAAGTCACATTCAAGATAATTTAATCGTTTACTCTGTTCAAGACAACGGGGTCGGTTTTAATATGGAATACCATCATAAACTTTTCGGGGTCTTTCAACGTCTTCATGACGGAAACCAGTTTGAGGGGATTGGGATTGGTTTGGCGATTGTTCAGAGAGTAATTTCGCGTCACGGAGGTAGCGTTTGGGCGGAAGGTGCAGTGGATCAAGGGGCAACTTTTTTTCTTTCTTTGCCGGCAAATTGA
- a CDS encoding IS256 family transposase, with protein sequence MSKPKNRAEELLDELIKGKTPEELIGNEGLLKQLTKSLVERAMEGEMTHHLGYEKNASTGNNSGNSRNGKSSKKLKGDFGSIDLEVPRDRNGSFEPQIIQKGQTRFTGFDEKIISMYSRGMTTREISEHLKEIYQVEVSADLISQVTDSVMETVIEWQNRPLDKVYPILIMDALIVKVRDGNHVVNKAFYLALGINLQGTKEILGIWVERTEGAKFWLQILTDLKNRGVEDILIACVDGLKGFPDTIISVFPNAQVQLCIVHMVRNSLKWVSYKQKKELVIDLKAIYKSPSEEIAKKSLDDFSAKWDSQYPMISKSWRSNWESVIPFLAYPPNIRKAIYTTNAIESMNMGLRKIIKNRGSFPTDEAAVKLLYLALNNMSKKWTMPIQDWGKAMNQFSIIFGDRLKLDSF encoded by the coding sequence ATGAGCAAACCAAAGAATCGAGCTGAAGAACTTCTCGATGAGTTAATCAAAGGTAAGACCCCGGAAGAGCTGATCGGAAACGAAGGACTCTTAAAACAACTCACCAAATCGCTTGTTGAACGAGCGATGGAAGGAGAGATGACACATCACCTTGGATATGAGAAGAACGCCTCGACTGGCAATAACTCAGGCAATTCTCGAAATGGAAAAAGTAGCAAAAAGCTCAAAGGAGACTTTGGCTCTATCGATTTGGAAGTTCCTCGAGATAGGAACGGAAGTTTCGAACCTCAGATCATTCAGAAAGGACAGACACGCTTTACGGGATTCGATGAAAAGATCATCTCGATGTATTCTCGTGGAATGACAACTCGAGAAATTTCCGAACATCTCAAAGAAATCTACCAAGTCGAAGTCTCAGCGGATCTAATTTCTCAAGTAACGGATTCCGTAATGGAAACGGTGATCGAGTGGCAGAACCGCCCCTTGGACAAAGTGTATCCGATTCTCATTATGGATGCGCTGATCGTGAAGGTAAGAGATGGCAATCACGTCGTGAACAAAGCCTTTTATTTGGCTTTAGGAATCAATCTACAGGGCACAAAGGAGATTCTTGGGATCTGGGTAGAAAGAACCGAAGGAGCAAAGTTCTGGCTTCAGATTTTAACCGATTTAAAGAATCGAGGAGTCGAAGATATTTTAATCGCTTGTGTCGACGGACTAAAAGGATTTCCGGATACGATCATATCAGTCTTTCCTAATGCACAAGTTCAGCTTTGTATCGTTCATATGGTGAGGAATTCTTTGAAATGGGTTTCTTACAAACAGAAGAAAGAGTTGGTAATCGACCTAAAGGCCATCTACAAATCTCCATCGGAAGAGATCGCAAAGAAAAGCCTTGATGATTTTTCTGCCAAGTGGGACAGTCAGTATCCGATGATCAGCAAGTCCTGGAGAAGTAATTGGGAATCGGTGATTCCTTTTTTGGCTTACCCACCTAATATTCGTAAGGCGATATACACTACAAACGCTATCGAATCTATGAATATGGGTCTAAGAAAAATAATCAAGAATCGGGGATCCTTTCCTACCGATGAGGCGGCAGTCAAGCTTCTCTATTTAGCGTTGAATAATATGTCTAAAAAATGGACCATGCCGATTCAAGATTGGGGAAAAGCAATGAATCAGTTTTCAATTATTTTCGGAGATCGATTGAAATTAGATTCGTTTTAA
- a CDS encoding ATP-binding protein: MAKLKFLFLEDSLVDLELIQRQLRKAKIEYDPFHVCDSEGFSETIVKEKPDLILSDFSLPKYDGFSALTAAKQLCPETPFIFVSGTYGEEAAIKTLTMGATDYVLKDRIEKLLPAVQRALNESQDHELRKKAEKERYELEIQLRQSQKLEAMGVMAGTMAHEINNPLFAISEYAALIAKGDIDAEKTKKLALKIRDESERIATIMKDLLRFSREEKGNFKPAEACDIMIKLQSITQQIFKMNKVEVQWENVDKGHSILCREGQILQILLNLVNNSVDSLNQKFPDYDEKKCMNIGVSLKAIEETIYAQFKVEDFGMGIPLEIQESVFKTFFTTKTADRGTGLGLSVSLGIAYEHGGSLYFESVPGESTCFFLNVPIAS; encoded by the coding sequence ATGGCAAAGTTGAAGTTTCTGTTTTTAGAAGATTCTCTCGTAGATTTGGAGCTCATCCAAAGACAACTCCGAAAGGCAAAGATAGAATACGATCCGTTTCATGTTTGCGATTCGGAAGGATTTTCCGAGACCATAGTAAAGGAAAAACCGGATCTCATCTTATCCGATTTTAGCCTTCCAAAATACGACGGATTTTCTGCGTTGACCGCCGCTAAACAACTTTGCCCCGAGACTCCGTTTATCTTTGTGTCCGGAACCTACGGAGAGGAAGCGGCGATTAAAACGCTGACCATGGGAGCGACCGATTACGTTCTCAAAGATCGAATCGAAAAACTTCTTCCCGCGGTGCAAAGAGCCCTCAACGAATCTCAAGATCACGAATTGAGAAAAAAAGCGGAAAAAGAAAGATACGAGTTGGAAATACAATTAAGACAAAGCCAGAAATTAGAGGCGATGGGCGTCATGGCGGGAACTATGGCTCACGAAATCAATAACCCGTTATTTGCAATCAGCGAGTACGCAGCTTTGATCGCTAAGGGGGATATCGACGCCGAAAAGACAAAAAAACTCGCGTTAAAAATCAGAGATGAAAGTGAACGTATCGCTACAATCATGAAGGATTTATTGAGATTTTCAAGAGAGGAGAAAGGAAATTTCAAACCTGCGGAAGCGTGCGATATTATGATAAAACTACAATCGATCACACAGCAAATTTTCAAAATGAACAAGGTAGAAGTGCAATGGGAGAATGTCGATAAGGGGCATTCTATCCTTTGCAGAGAAGGACAGATTTTGCAAATTTTACTGAACCTCGTAAATAATTCCGTGGATAGTCTGAATCAGAAATTTCCTGATTATGACGAAAAAAAGTGTATGAATATCGGCGTTTCGCTAAAAGCAATCGAAGAAACGATTTATGCCCAATTTAAAGTTGAGGACTTTGGAATGGGAATTCCCTTAGAAATTCAAGAATCAGTCTTTAAAACTTTTTTTACAACCAAAACGGCGGATCGTGGGACAGGGCTCGGTTTATCCGTGAGTCTTGGAATTGCGTATGAGCACGGTGGAAGTTTATATTTTGAAAGCGTTCCTGGAGAATCCACCTGTTTCTTTTTAAACGTTCCGATCGCTTCTTAG